The DNA region TTGCACGCAGCGATTGCGGAACTGGCTTCTTGCGCTATGGACGCGTTGAAGTTCAAGCCGTGGGTGTATGGGAAGTCACCCAGAGCCTCGTAGGACTCGAAAAAACCGGGCCCAAAGTAGGTGCGGATGGGCTGGTCATCGTCCGGGTCCTCGAAGATGTTCCGGATGGTTTCTTTTTGGTTCGGACGGTATTCAGACCTGTCTCTGCATTGAAAGATTCAATGAACACTCTTAACTTGGTATCAGGACAAATTGCAGGCCTTACTGTGTTGTCCCTCCAACTCTGATTACCGGCGCAACACCCGTAATATCCTTCAAGTTACCCAGCATTGTCCTTGAGAACTCATTGGGATGGGATTTGTTGCCAGTGAAGTCCGGGAAATATGAGAACTCAATTGAGAATGATTGAAAATCATTAGCCACGGGCTCCGTATCCTTTGGACAGGAAGGAACGACAACTGTATCCGCTTTACCCTGTCCTAATTGCAGCAGTAGAGAGAGGCCAAAAAGTCTCGATGGACGGTGAAGGACCATTGTGAAGATAGGGCGCAGAGAAATAATGCAAATAGCTTTCGTAGCTTCCCCAGATTTTGATACCCCGGCCACGAGCTATTTATGACCGCGGACACATGATTGTCGGCGTTTGATCTCAACTTCTGCCATATTCCCTATGCCTCTCGGCTATTTAGGGGCTTGCCTTGGTGCCCGATTGCCGTGTCTTCCAGCCTGTGCGCGGTAACCGGCGTCTGTGCGGGCCGAGAGGAATAACCTTGTAGTATATAGTCAGGGCATGGCTGGCAGGGTCTTAGCCTGCGAGTGACGTTATTCCCTGGAATACTTGTGGAAATCTGGAGATGTGGAGAATCCGGGGAAGCGGACTACAGCTTGGGAAAGTGTTTGGTTGTTCTGGGGTTTGCTCGGgaaatcaaccaatcatcgGTCCCAACGCTAGGCGAGCGAGCGCTTACTTATTGTTCAATTTCCGGGGTTGCTGATAACGAACTACCAGAAATTTTTTTGGGAGGGGGGCTGCTTCGGGCAGGGTGTCAGTAGCAATATTTCTCGAAGGAGGGAAGGTCATGTCTATGATACGCCAAATTCAACCCTACATCTGCACAACCTCTGTCAACAAAATCAGCCCGGAAATGAAGGCTTGGCATCCCTTTCTTGACGTGATCTAGATACAGGTTTCAGATGTGCAAGAAATTCTTCAGAGCACGGGCAACCTCTTCGTTGCGAGGTGGGCCTCTGTCACATCCCGGCATCTCAAATGGGCCGACCACGAAAGCTCCACCGAACTTGATGCCCACGCGAAGAGCAGGGATGTTGGTTGAAGTCGTCATAGTATTGGTCTGAATAGCACCGCCGCTCGCCGCCTTGTAGTCCCCGTGGGCTCGAATCCATTTTCCTTTAGGAAGCCAGTAGCATGCGAGGGAATCCTTTAACATGACCTTTACTTGTAGGCCGTCTTCCCACGTTATCATTTCTGTCCAGACCATCTCCTTGATCCTCGCCTTCATATCCCAATACGTTATGGCTCGCTCAACTTCTCTGGGTCCATGTTTTCGGTGTAGACTTTGACTGTAAACTTAGGCTAAATTCTTTGGACAGATGTCAGCAACTGAACTTCTCCTTTTCAAGGGAAATGAAGTGGATGTTGAAAAATATTCAAGGGCCcagaatcccaaaaatgttCTTGAGCTACGGATATTTGAGTGCTGATCCAATCCATGAATCCGGGCCATGGAAATACCACCACCCTCGCCGCCGGGCGGGACTGCTTGGTCAATGCTATCAGGGGCAATCAAGCCCTCGTCGCATTTCAAGATCAGCTCCTTTATCAGCCCACCGCAGtagaagcaaaaaaaaaaaatcatgaGAAAGAAAGCCTACCATTGACCTTCCCACGACTCGATAAAATACCTCCCAGGAAATACTAGTCGGCTCTTTGTGTTGAATGCCGCGAGCATGCAGCCCGTGACCCCTTCCAAGTGTGGTAGACAAGTTGAAAATGCTCGAACATCGGTGCCACCACGATATAGTTGTGAAACAAGAAATGATTGAAGCAGAGATCTAAACTCATCCATCGAAACCGacccttatatatcctttgaCCACGATGAAGGGTAATCCGAAGCCTGATATCGAGGACAAGGAATAATCCACTTAGGATATTCCGGATCACGGTAACCATTCCAAGGGCTGATCTGATCCAAGACTctttgaagatgaaggtCATCCTCTTCGAATCGCTGCCTTTGCCCTTTATTTGAGACAGGTGCTTCCAGGGTGGTCAAACTCTGAAAGATAACTAGCCTGAAATCAGCCAGGTAGCCTTCTTGGTCTGTCGATCTCCATGAATCATAAGCTAACAAAAGAATGACCGCCATCTGCAGTACATTATGTGTGAGAAGGTCTTTTGGGTCATTCTGGTATGGCAATGAGCCTATTCGTCATAAGTATCGGTGTAGAACCGGGATAGCGTTGTGGAGAATCGGGGTTAATTCTGGAGGAAAGGTGCTTCGTATGAAGTCGGCAAGATTTAATTCGGACCATTCTATCAAATATTAGCATCACTCAGTACTATTGTGAAATGGGTGGTTACATCTGGTTGACCCGGAGACTGTATTTCGGTTGATCTTTTTCGTAATTTTTTAGCTATACCAAAGTCAGTTGAATGCATTTCATTCCCACAGAGCAAATTCAACCATACCTTCTACTTCAATAGCTCCCATTTCATCCTTAACCTCCCCGCGAAATCATATTAACTATCCGCCGAAGCCCGATGCCAATGTACTGCAATATTCCAGATGAGACTGAATCTGCCTTAGCCTAGACAGGGTACGTCAAAGAAAGCGTTGCTCGGTATCAATCGCCTCCATGTTTCTTTTTGTGATGCATCAATATCACCCAATAGATATAAAGTCCGGAATCTGCAGATCAAATCCTTGAGACCCCATCTGCCACTCAAACCCTGCGCCCAAGCCTTCAATCCCCGAAGCATTTACGAGTCCCGGCAGAAATGGGCCAAAAGGATAGTCTTCCATCGAAGGAAGAATTGAGGAGTCTTGTCAGAGTGTTAGTGAGTGATCAACAAGAGACTCTGGCACCGTTTCTCCATTGAACGGCGGATCTGCGGCGGCATCAGACGTTTCATCTCTTGCTGGTGGCTGAGGGCTCTCTTGACGAGATTGATTCGCTATATTCTGGACATGGTCCTTTGGCATCCTTTGTTGCTGTCGACGAAAGAGGCCCCTCAACATCCGGCTATACTTGCACCTTGTATGCATATCGTTCGATGCAGTATCTCCCATGATAGCTGCGAATTTCAGCGCCAGATTTATAGCCTCTTGACTTTGAGCATCCGAATGAAAGGCACCCGCACAGTGTGCCTTGTACAGGAAcaccgctgcatatacaccGTACCTACCCCGTTAGTACGACTCTCTAACGCAGGACTGATAGGAACTTACAGATAATATCGAGACGGCAAATAGCACAACTCTTCTCTTGGGTCCAAACCATTCATTAACTTCAATATCTTCAAAGCTGCGCTGATAGCATCAAAGATATATCGGCCTTCCGGTGACAACATGATTCCGCGCGAGAATATATTGTAAAATTCCTGCTTTCCCTGCCGTCGCAAAGCAGATGTTCTCGTAAGGACAGCCTGAAATGAAAATGCATTTGCGTAGAGACAGAGGTACTCATATTGCAGAGAGAGGGTACTCTTTATCTTTGAAGATAGTGAGATGCTCTTCCATGCCGAGTGCCATGTTGCAGCTGCTCGCCGGAAGTCGTCAAGATAGCGACTGTAATCGCCATCGTGGACCATTGCTAGGGTGCTGTCAGGAGATGAGTATAAGATGGCATGGACATTATGCAGGATTTGCGTGAGCTCGATAGTTGCCTGTAGCGCAGATGCATAATCTTCTGTTCTCTCTGTGTCTCCTGCAGCAGGTTGGAGACTGGGAAAGTCCTTTGCGGTAAAATGCATAGAAAGAGACGGTCCTCGAGACCAGAATGACTGGCCCAGGCGGACTGATATCTGTCGATCCGCAAGATATATAACTGACATTGTAAGGCACGAAAATGAAAAGAGATATGGGCAAGCTTACACGTCCAAACAATCCGGTCATATTCCACCTCCTTCCTCGTCTCCTTGCGACCCTTCCCACGAAAAGCAGTCTGATCCAACCGCTTCAGATACCCATGTCTAACCGCAAGGCCAATAAGTGACCACGCCGCCCTATCCTCGCTGAAGAGATCAGCCGGCTCTTCAGAAGTTGCTCTGTCCACCTCAATATGAGGTAGCCACTCTGACAGCAGAATCAATCCCACTATCGTTCGAGACCTCTGAGTCCATGGCTGTGCCAGGAGTATTTCGAGCATGAGGCGGCGGGTATAATCCCAGCAGTAGCGGTGGGTTAGTGAATAGTCTGGTAAGTCTCTGGTTGCAATAGTCAAGATAACTGTAAGCAGGAAGTAGTCTGACTTTTGTATCCTCTGTATTACTGAACATCCAAGCATGTAAGACGGAACGAGGGGACAATATGGGTGATAATTGCGAGAGAACCTGAATAGTAACTCAGGCAGACTGCTGAGCTGCACCACTCCAGTTTTTACCAGCTCGTAGTCCTCGAGAGCTAATCCTTCCTGTCTTTGCGAATATGGTTTATTTCGAGATCCTAacaacccagtttcatcgGACTGAGCCAGTATATGCAATGCATCCGACGGATTCCTTAATTCCGCGCACATTCCCTCATCTATTCCATCTTCATTTCCATCAGAACCTTGCGTAGAGCGATCTGACTCCCTATCCGTTGAGATTCTGGCTTCTGTCCGGAGATCTCTACCAGCGGATGAAGTCTCTTGATGACCTTCAATTGCTCGTCTCGACCGGCCCCGGAAATTCCCTCCTCGTCTTGATTCAACTAAAACACATTCGTTACCTGAACAGTAACAAGACACACAAGGTGGCTGCCTCTGTTCTCCGACTCCATCACTGCTAGAGTCAGAAATTGTCTGGTGTGATAAGTCGAGAGAAGGGCCCTACAGATCACATCTGGTTTTTCTTCGGCGGCACCGCAGACATGCGcgagatgagcgttttcctGTGCCTGGTGTCATATTCTCAATGGCTGCAATATGATAGAAGATGAAAACAAGAACTTGGTTATGCCATCGGTAAAAGAAGACATCGGCTATAGACGGCTATAGATGACTAACATCGGCTATGGATTGACCCGAACTATATCAAGACCAAAAACATACAGTCAAACCAAAAGTAAACTAGACTGAGTATAagttgtgacggttagcggggcgccagaaacggcTCCCATTGAACCACTCTTCTGCTGAGCTCTACCGCCTGCCTTCTATGGGAATTCCATTGCCCTTTGCGGTATGGCGCCTACTGTATCAGAGATAGCGCCGCATCACGCTGCTTTCGGGCCGCTCACATGCCGCCTCAAACGCATCCATTCCATCTATAAAAGCCCGACATCTCTCCCTCAAAGGACCAcgcactttctcttctctttttctccctCTTGTCTGCCTCGCCCGGTGCACTGCCCTCTTACAAAGATGCCGCGTTATCCGACGATTGCCCTTTTCCAGTATGGCGCCGTCCAGTCCTCTCGGGGTGGCCGACGGGTCATCTGAACGATTGAGACATTGAGACCTTGTTACTATCGCTTCATTGGGAATTGACCTATTCCACACCAACCCCTGATGTCGTGCTGCTGCTTACGATTGCAATTATAGGCCCTTTCACGCGTGGTCCGCCAGCTGATCAGCGACTTTTGAGTTTTGGTTGTTGCTCCCGGCCATGCCACCCTATTTGGGCTTTCTCTTGAGGACTTCTAGATCCTTAGCTGCTTTGCTATGATCTCTTGTCTCAAAATCCTATGATTGATTCTTCAGCCAGGCTCTAAAGATTCTACATGGGAAAGGGAACTTCCTGGTTATCCAGCTACCAGGTCTGGCTATGGACTGGATGGCGCCTGTCTCCCTCCACGGCTGTCTTTTGACCCCACCAGGATCAGTTCATTTACGTATCCTCGCCTTGTTTACCAGCCAATAGCAAAATTGCCGCATCCTTTTTCATTTAAGCGTGCTCGACATGCGAGGCTTGGAGCTGCAAATGCCCAGATGCGATTGGTGCAGGGAACCAGGTCTCGGCCTCCAGGCATCGCTAGTACATGAAGTTGGACACGTCAGCAGAGTCAAGTGAGATTTTGAGGACAAGAGGAATTTGCCTCATCACTTCTGCTGATGAGAAAGGCGGAATGGTGGACTTGACAGACTGAGAGCAAGTATAAAGAGGGCAATTGAGCCCGCAGAGGTTGCAACATCTCAACTCAATTCTCCTGCAACCCACACTCTCCCCTTCAGCTTGCAcgcccctcctcttccctctttccAATCAACTGTCTGCCATAATATACCCCAAAACATCCCCATTTCCTAAGAAATGCCCCCAACCTTTCACATGAAAAACTTCAAGCGGTGGGCTCCCCCTTACAAGAAGCCATTCTCACCATACAAATCACCCAATTCAAACTCCCCAAGGACCCAAAAATCCCCTTACCCTCAGCCTTATCATGATTTCCTTCCAAGCACTTTGCCACTTCCTAAGCATCACCTCCCTGCGCGGCCACCGGCCGAAGTTTGCGTGCATATCGCATATCAGTGCGAACACTCAACCATGTACAGAATTAAGCTCTCAATCTCAACCACCGGAATTATCTGTACCTGAACCTAATACATGTCCAGAGAATCCTGAGCACGGCACAACATCTCCCCACAATTCGGCGCCTCACATCTCAGATCCGGATCCAATTCCCCGCTGCGATCTTCAAGACGATACTAGTATCCCAATTGAGCCGCCCGCCTTTCGGGGAGATATTCCAGAGAATGATCTATTATCTCCCAGTATATCCAGCTCGGACGACAGTCTAGAAGAGTTCTTCAGGCTTCGCGATACACAGAATGACATTCCCATTGACCCGGTAATCCTTGCCAACCACTGGCCTTGGAGGATGGCAATCTCTAGCAATCTGACCCACAAGCCGACAGCGTCATCAATTCAGAGATGACTTGTCCATATCCTGATCTTCCGCCTGTTCTTCACAGCCTACTTAACCATTATCGAGATTCCAACGAAAGGGCTGGTGGTCAGAATGGTAATGCTCAGACAAGTGACCACCCTCATGTCCATGATCATCAACAACTGCGCCCATCTCAGCGTAACACCGATGCCGATGCATCCTACCCCAATGGTGCCCGTGGGAACTATCATGTCAATGGAAAGTCCAAAAGTTCTAAGCGGAAGACGCAACAATCAGACAGGCGAGCTCACAAATGACTTCGAGACCGCTCTATGttgccatccagggaggattCATTCACCATCCTTCATTCTCAATTCATGTCTGCCCCGCTTGACGATTGTTTGCAATTCCTTTCTTGGCTATTTGAAGGTGCTCTACCACGTTGCATATCTAGCTTTTCACCGACAGCATGTGAAGAGCGAGATGCGCTGGCAATAAGTCACTCAAGTACCCCTCATGAGACTGAACAAAATCAGCGTGATTGCAGGAAGGCCGCCCGAGGAGGctcaagaaagaaaacgCCATGGTCCACAGAAGAGGCAGAATTTCTACTGAATCTGAAGAAAGACAAGAGTCGGTCTTGGTCAGAGGTTGCAAGGTTATTCTTGGAGCACTATCCAGGGAGGACTCCAGGCGTGATACAGGTACACTGGAGCACGATTCTCAACAGGAAAGCAGATTAATGCCATGGGCttggaatagtagataataacgaactgagttcctatctaaactattgttaccatcaacgagaacatcgaatctggggaggaagaaaaagaaggtgAAATCTATATGGGCGAGTACAGTCTCTATAGGCCTTTGTGCGGTGCGGCTTGAGCCCTTGTTTGCCCGTATTGCTTGTATGGCATCTTTTGGTATGTTGGTACTGTTTTCCTGGCGTTGAGCCATTGCACCGTTACAATTGATCGCAGCCCTCAACGGAGGCAGAAATGGAAGGAGGTTTGCGAATTCATGAGCCTCCCTGACAAATATATTGAATATGATGTGGAGAACTGATGGAATCCTACATATCGAATGCTTGATGATGTGTTAAAAGTAAGGGTCCAAATCAATCGGTTTTTAGCCTTGCAGACTGAAATTCCACCCTTTACAGTTGATGAATGGTTGCGCCTCTCTCAAATACACCAAGTGCTTGCCAAATTCaatgaactttgttcttatctgAGAAGAGACCACAGATcatgtcacgggctcggaatagtagataataacgaactgatgttcctatctaaactagtgtagccatcgacgagaatatctaATCtggggaaaagaagaagagggatCTATCTACAGGAAGTAAAGGGGGTTTTATCTGTAGGTTGTGTGGCTGCGCTTGGTGCTTCCTTTGTTTGCCTGCATGGCAGCGTTTGTCGATATCAGCTATCAGGGCGACGTTGTGGttctgagccgtcacagatCAGCCTTGCTGTGCCACTTTACTATGAGCTTCATGATTTACTCTATGAAGGATCTGAATCTCAAGGAGCTTTTACAGGATTGGATAATGATGTTGCATCTGCAATGAAGGAAGGCCTAACAAAGTATAAAAAGTACTATACCTTCATGAATGGATCAGGTATGTATTATACAGCTTTGATCCTGGATCACTGGGTTAAAGGAGATCTGATTTTAGGTGAGATGGAAGATAAAGAAGCAGGCAACCTTATTTTAAACGCCATCCATAATAATCTCCACCAGAGGTACCCTTCTATAGGGAGTAAATCACCAAGATATGGCATATCTCAACCATCCACTCCGGAAATAAAGCGCTGCAATGTGGAATCTCGGATGCTTCAGCGACTGCAACCAAAAACTCCACCTCGTCTTTCTGATATTGACCAGTATTTTGAAAGTCCTCGTGTCAGTGTGCTTGATACAACAGACCCAAATTGGCTTTGCAATTGGTGGTGTGTACACAAAGATGAACTGCCTCAGATGGCTGCAGCTGCCCGGGATTTCCTACCTATCCCAGCCTCGGAGGTTGCAGTTGAGAGGCTGTTTAATATGGGGAGAGATTTGCTGGGGATCCGGAGACACTCAATGAAGGCGGATACAATGAGAATGCTGATGCTTATGAATGATATTTAAATTACTTGAGAAAAATTTTACTCAATGAATATATTGCAAAATACAGAGATACAAAGACTAACTGTGTTCCAGTGAACTAGTCCTAATTAAGTAATTTTGACGGTTTGACGATATAGTCAACAATTTGTCGATATAGTATAGTCAAAGTCAAGGCTTACCGATCATGATAGTCAAATAGTATCGTCAACCTTCAAGGCTGACTATATAGTATAGTCACCGGTATAGTATCGGCAAAATAGGCAAATCGGCAAATCGTGAACAGCCCTGGCGTACAGTGGCTTCGGATACTGGTGTCACCACTTGTATTCTTTGATTGTTTCAGCGATCCTGAGGTGAAACGGGGCTAAGATTAATTGGGAGTGGAAAAGAACAAGAGTTTTCCCGACCGGGGGAGTGACTGTAACAAGGCAACAGGATGGCGACAGTCCCATGGGCATTGAGACAAGATGGGAGAAGCCATAACTGCAGCAACAGCCCCGCGACCAATCCAGCAAAGGCTCCTCCGAACAACAGTGGAATTCGGGAAGTAATAAACACGCAGTGGGAACATGACTGGCAGACAAGCCCACATGGACGGGCAGTGTATGAGCTGACACCGGCCCCAACCAAACGAGTCTTGAAGATGCATCGGGGGCTCCACCGGGCACTCAGCACGGTCATTATACAGATGCGTACAGGAAAGATAGGGCTCCGACCCGACACTACCTCTATCAACGTGGGGTGCCGGGCATACCAGATGAAGACTGCCGTTGCGGAAAGGCCACCCAGACAGTGCGGCACGTACTCCTGACCTGCCCTATCTTCAAGGATCTTCGAGAGCAGTTCCTGGGAAAACCAGGCGGAGGACTagaaggaggaaagaatCTGAAGGTGATCCTGAACACGCCTAAGCTTGCAATCCGTGCAGCCAAATTCATGTTGAATACCAGGCTCCTTGGGCAATTCAGGTCTGTAAACGAGGAAATAAGCTAGGCAGAGCACTGAGGTCATTGGGTACATAGCAACCAAAGAGGGCCCGGGGAACCCCGGATTCTCATGAATCTGAGAGGAGCCGAGCCTTCAAGCCAAACATACACCATACACCATAGATGTGGATGGGTATCAAAAACTGCCCCGACGGTTCACAACCGGACGGGTAGTTTCCCGCATAGCCATGGATTAAGATTGGCTGGGACGggtataaaaaaaaaaaaagaatctGAATCCGAATCAATAAGAATCGACGGATAAAcagttggcccgagtagcgaggtcaggagattcttattgATGAAAGTCAAGATGGATTAATAGTTGgtccgattaccgaggccgaCAGATCCCTCATATAcggacacacacacactcaTTTAGATAgcaagcactc from Aspergillus chevalieri M1 DNA, chromosome 2, nearly complete sequence includes:
- a CDS encoding SANT/Myb-like DNA-binding domain-containing protein (COG:S;~EggNog:ENOG410Q22G;~InterPro:IPR001005,IPR009057,IPR017930) — translated: MLPSREDSFTILHSQFMSAPLDDCLQFLSWLFEGALPRCISSFSPTACEERDALAISHSSTPHETEQNQRDCRKAARGGSRKKTPWSTEEAEFLLNLKKDKSRSWSEVARLFLEHYPGRTPGVIQVHWSTILNRKAD